Proteins from one Ornithobacterium rhinotracheale genomic window:
- a CDS encoding ABC transporter permease, translating to MFKTAYKFIRFDRAKSIGIITGIVISVFLIGQQLGTLGYLSGLMSGIVRNSNTQIAKIWVVDRRVNNANALNTINYSLVNELKSIPGVQETYPILVINAEAKFAAGNVAPVTLLGSSAPAFILGPPQHLIVKGNLHDLMQSGSVSADYFDKKNYKKPVQLGEMLEINGKQAIINLETKSAQGFGASFMFTSLENARYFSDSPSQNISAVLVQPNAGTVTDNLVKTINNHFSSVKAWKATDLQESSVSVILKESSMGISFGSLIGFAVISGFFIIGLLLYSSAFDRIKDYGTLKAIGANNRYVSKLIICQAIIYAFIGFSIAIILLYLMKWGMASSGLILVITPLMLLELLAMTLFICIGGSLFALQKIKKLEPASVFR from the coding sequence ATGTTTAAAACGGCCTATAAATTCATTCGATTTGACCGAGCCAAAAGTATCGGAATCATCACGGGAATTGTGATTTCGGTGTTTTTGATTGGTCAGCAATTGGGCACGCTGGGCTACTTGAGTGGGCTCATGAGCGGAATTGTGCGAAATTCAAACACACAAATCGCCAAAATCTGGGTGGTGGATCGCCGTGTGAATAATGCCAATGCACTCAACACAATTAATTACTCGCTAGTCAATGAGCTCAAGAGCATCCCAGGGGTGCAAGAGACCTATCCGATTTTGGTCATTAATGCCGAAGCCAAATTTGCGGCAGGCAATGTGGCACCCGTCACTTTGCTCGGTAGTTCTGCGCCCGCCTTTATCCTTGGGCCACCCCAACATTTAATTGTAAAAGGAAATTTGCACGATTTAATGCAAAGCGGGAGTGTTTCGGCAGATTATTTTGATAAAAAAAATTATAAAAAACCCGTTCAATTGGGCGAAATGCTCGAAATCAACGGCAAGCAAGCCATCATTAATCTAGAAACCAAAAGCGCGCAAGGCTTTGGTGCCTCGTTTATGTTCACGAGTTTAGAAAATGCTCGCTATTTCTCTGACTCGCCATCGCAAAACATAAGTGCAGTGCTCGTGCAGCCCAATGCTGGCACTGTAACCGATAACCTTGTAAAAACCATCAACAACCACTTCTCTAGCGTGAAAGCGTGGAAAGCTACCGATTTGCAAGAATCATCTGTAAGTGTAATTTTAAAAGAATCGAGCATGGGAATCAGCTTTGGCTCTTTGATTGGTTTTGCCGTTATCAGTGGATTTTTCATCATTGGGCTATTGCTCTACTCCTCTGCTTTTGACAGGATTAAAGATTACGGAACGCTTAAAGCCATTGGAGCCAATAACCGATATGTGAGCAAATTAATCATCTGCCAAGCCATTATTTATGCCTTCATCGGATTTTCCATCGCCATAATTCTTTTGTATTTGATGAAATGGGGCATGGCATCATCTGGACTCATTCTCGTGATTACGCCACTCATGCTCTTAGAATTGCTAGCAATGACGCTTTTTATCTGCATCGGCGGTTCGCTCTTTGCACTACAAAAAATCAAAAAATTAGAACCCGCTTCGGTTTTTAGATAA
- a CDS encoding HlyD family secretion protein: MKKNTKNRFFLIFFSSLMIFTACQKKEDNTPPPPPTVPTEISQVQATGEILPKDGISNIASEVGGIVQELRVAEGDQVKKGQIIAVLSTQNAQLNEQEIKTKIATQEAQIQANINNNQQYLINIKDQEQNLATSQKLLAEGAETQQNVTNQANQLALQKAALAQNKKNIAVSQKQLAELKVQLQQSQNSINTLYLKAPESGTLKSLNIQVGDAVAPNGQYAELIPNGDLIAQAEVDELFANRVKIGQPVSIERIGYPEVLATGKVIQADNFLGEKTLFTNQQNDRTDTRVRKVKILIENNAKNVLIGSKVNCLIKIKN; this comes from the coding sequence ATGAAAAAAAATACCAAAAATCGATTTTTTCTGATTTTCTTTTCAAGCTTAATGATTTTTACCGCTTGCCAAAAGAAAGAAGACAACACGCCACCCCCGCCACCTACTGTGCCTACCGAGATTTCTCAGGTGCAAGCAACGGGCGAAATTCTACCTAAAGATGGAATTTCCAATATCGCGTCCGAAGTTGGAGGCATAGTCCAAGAGCTTCGCGTGGCAGAAGGAGACCAAGTGAAAAAGGGACAAATCATCGCAGTGCTTTCTACACAAAACGCACAATTGAACGAGCAAGAAATTAAAACCAAAATCGCTACACAAGAAGCGCAAATTCAAGCCAATATCAACAACAATCAGCAATATTTAATTAATATTAAAGACCAAGAGCAAAATTTAGCCACAAGCCAAAAACTGCTGGCAGAAGGTGCCGAAACGCAACAAAATGTAACCAATCAAGCCAATCAATTGGCGTTGCAAAAGGCAGCTTTAGCTCAAAACAAAAAGAATATTGCGGTGAGCCAGAAACAATTAGCCGAGCTAAAAGTTCAACTACAGCAAAGTCAAAATTCGATAAACACCCTTTATTTAAAGGCTCCAGAAAGTGGCACTTTAAAGTCGCTCAACATTCAAGTAGGCGACGCTGTGGCACCCAACGGGCAATATGCAGAGCTTATCCCTAATGGGGATTTAATCGCTCAGGCAGAAGTAGACGAACTATTTGCCAATCGTGTAAAAATAGGACAACCCGTGAGCATTGAACGCATTGGCTACCCAGAGGTTTTAGCCACTGGAAAAGTGATTCAAGCAGATAATTTTTTAGGCGAAAAAACCTTATTTACCAATCAACAAAACGACCGCACCGATACGCGCGTAAGAAAAGTGAAGATTTTAATCGAGAATAATGCAAAAAATGTGTTGATTGGCTCAAAGGTAAATTGTTTGATTAAAATTAAAAATTAA
- a CDS encoding ABC transporter ATP-binding protein, giving the protein MIVAKLEKAGKEYKSGDTTIVALQPTDLEINKGELTLILGPSGSGKTTLLSMIGCVIYPSYGNIYLDGQQVNNLKEDKLSEIRLHKIGFVFQSFNLIQPLNALENVMQPLLLMKLDKKTAREKATEALTKLGIAERMYSLPKNLSGGQQQRVAIARALVTNPSIILCDEPTASLDAKSIGVVMEELKELSKEGKAVIIVTHDHRLKKFADRTIFVSDGRAYDYDPETEDF; this is encoded by the coding sequence ATGATTGTAGCCAAATTAGAAAAAGCGGGCAAAGAATACAAAAGTGGCGATACCACAATCGTTGCTTTGCAACCTACGGATTTAGAAATCAACAAGGGAGAGCTCACGCTTATTCTTGGGCCCTCGGGCTCTGGAAAAACTACCTTGCTCTCTATGATTGGCTGTGTGATTTACCCCAGCTACGGCAACATTTATTTGGACGGACAGCAAGTCAATAATTTAAAAGAAGACAAGCTCTCCGAAATACGATTGCACAAAATCGGCTTTGTATTTCAAAGTTTCAACCTTATTCAGCCATTAAATGCGCTGGAAAATGTAATGCAACCTCTGCTTTTGATGAAATTGGATAAAAAAACGGCTCGCGAAAAAGCTACCGAAGCACTCACCAAATTAGGCATAGCCGAAAGAATGTACTCGCTCCCTAAGAATTTAAGCGGTGGGCAACAGCAGCGAGTTGCCATTGCGCGTGCATTGGTAACCAATCCTTCTATTATATTATGTGATGAACCCACCGCCTCGCTCGATGCCAAAAGTATCGGCGTGGTGATGGAAGAGCTTAAAGAATTATCCAAAGAAGGCAAAGCGGTGATTATCGTAACACACGATCACCGACTCAAGAAATTTGCCGACCGCACGATTTTCGTGTCCGATGGGCGTGCGTATGATTACGACCCTGAAACCGAAGATTTTTAA
- a CDS encoding SusC/RagA family TonB-linked outer membrane protein codes for MRRKLIWSSILLFFFTSVVMAQITGKVEDEYGPLNQAVVALQGQRTKVLTDENGNFSINGKVGDVLIIVDPLTLNEKRFPVEKLDMGVLKLLSKEIELKVVVGYGTQKKVNMTGTVNTVSADEIKGKATSSLTNALQGVTPGVTVISRPGNVGGDMGSINVRGRGNLGSASPLYIVDGIPVSAGDFQRIPSNDVESISILKDAAATAIYGARAAYGVFLVTTKKGKEGKASVSYNGYYGLQKGINLPEKLNALEFALLSNEANINAGKKPAFTDEQIEKIKAGNSPDLYPNNDWYKMFYREVAPMQEHNISLSGGGKTKYYVSGTFFDQESLVPGTDLKRYSFRTNTERQFSDKFKLGTNVSYTLEKYKRKGDWNTQNLDRMSPLSVAKHTDGTWGTVTAGSENTVNASNNPIRRVEEGGWGDYETNRFVASLNAEYKPFKDLSITGVMSYKTYDERSSSFTNRVDRLVGFISKQPLAGTDTRINRLSKTWKHNYNLMNQLYATYTKTIDKHDLSLMAGLQYEDYYYEYLSARRDDYPSNALTTINAGSGKAENLGNGGDHSARKFFSQFGRLTYAFDSRYLFEANVRVDQSSQFAPEKRVGVFPSFSAGWRISQEDFMKDIHWLNNLKLRASWGKAGYVNNVGYYDYFDVLGLGPAYITGGVLADGVWPSLQVNKNFTWETVTTTNFGFDLAVLKNRLELQADVFNKEASDILLKTPQPYELGLTNDERAAVNGGVVNNKGIELSLKYNGSIQDFKYSISGNFSKIWNEIKDLKGMNDQIEGYWIKREGGSIGDFYGFVAEGLFVDKEDIKNHANQQSKNTAPGDIKYKDLNGDGKITAEDRTVLGNDVPYLTYGVNINMSYKNFDLSIQGQGVDGVSVYLFEEATQAFFNGAGAKKYHLGRWTKENPNPNAVYPRLLPTSDNNHNGRKSSFWLYDADYFRIKNISLGYTLPRETSEKIGLQNLRLYIAGTNMFTIRADKRLKDFDPESPSARGTYPSIKTVSFGANISF; via the coding sequence ATGAGGAGAAAATTAATTTGGAGTAGTATTTTGCTATTCTTTTTTACCAGTGTTGTGATGGCACAAATCACTGGTAAGGTAGAGGATGAATACGGGCCTTTGAATCAAGCCGTGGTGGCTTTGCAAGGTCAGCGTACAAAAGTTTTGACAGATGAGAATGGGAATTTCTCTATCAACGGTAAGGTAGGAGATGTTTTGATTATCGTTGATCCTCTTACGCTCAATGAAAAAAGATTTCCTGTAGAAAAGCTGGATATGGGCGTTTTGAAATTGCTTTCAAAAGAGATTGAGCTAAAGGTTGTTGTGGGGTATGGGACACAGAAGAAGGTAAATATGACGGGGACTGTGAATACAGTTTCGGCAGATGAAATTAAAGGAAAGGCCACTTCATCATTGACAAATGCTTTACAAGGTGTGACACCAGGGGTTACTGTAATCTCAAGACCTGGTAATGTGGGTGGCGATATGGGAAGTATCAATGTTAGGGGACGAGGGAATTTAGGATCAGCTTCTCCGCTCTATATCGTAGATGGAATTCCTGTTTCTGCTGGAGATTTTCAAAGAATACCTTCTAATGATGTTGAAAGTATCTCTATACTAAAGGATGCGGCGGCTACAGCCATTTATGGGGCTCGTGCGGCTTATGGGGTATTTTTAGTAACTACTAAAAAAGGTAAAGAAGGAAAAGCAAGCGTTTCATACAATGGCTACTATGGATTGCAAAAGGGAATTAATTTACCAGAAAAATTAAATGCACTTGAATTTGCTTTATTATCTAACGAGGCAAACATCAATGCAGGGAAAAAGCCTGCTTTCACCGATGAGCAAATAGAGAAAATTAAAGCGGGAAATAGTCCAGATTTGTATCCAAATAACGATTGGTATAAAATGTTCTATAGAGAAGTGGCTCCTATGCAAGAACATAACATTAGCCTTTCTGGAGGAGGAAAAACAAAATATTATGTGAGTGGTACTTTCTTTGATCAAGAGTCTTTGGTCCCTGGAACTGATTTAAAAAGATATAGCTTTAGAACAAATACAGAAAGACAGTTTTCAGATAAATTTAAATTAGGAACTAATGTATCTTACACCTTAGAAAAATATAAAAGAAAAGGCGACTGGAACACTCAAAACTTAGATAGAATGTCTCCACTTTCTGTGGCAAAACATACGGATGGCACTTGGGGAACTGTTACTGCTGGGTCAGAGAATACAGTAAACGCATCAAACAACCCTATTCGTAGAGTAGAAGAAGGAGGATGGGGAGATTATGAAACCAATCGTTTTGTAGCAAGTTTGAACGCGGAGTATAAACCATTCAAAGATTTGAGCATCACAGGTGTTATGTCTTATAAAACATACGATGAAAGAAGCTCATCATTTACCAATAGAGTTGATAGATTAGTAGGCTTTATTTCTAAACAGCCCTTGGCAGGAACAGATACTAGAATTAATCGTTTAAGCAAAACGTGGAAGCATAACTACAATTTAATGAATCAATTGTATGCGACCTATACCAAAACTATCGATAAACACGATTTGTCTTTAATGGCTGGTTTGCAATACGAGGATTATTACTACGAATACCTATCTGCTCGTAGAGATGATTACCCGTCTAATGCATTAACAACCATAAATGCAGGATCTGGAAAAGCTGAAAATCTAGGGAATGGAGGAGATCACTCAGCTAGAAAATTCTTCTCACAATTTGGTAGATTAACCTATGCGTTTGATTCTCGCTACTTATTTGAAGCTAATGTGCGTGTAGACCAATCATCACAATTTGCGCCAGAAAAAAGAGTGGGGGTATTCCCTTCATTCTCTGCGGGATGGAGAATTTCACAAGAAGATTTCATGAAAGATATTCACTGGCTAAACAACTTAAAGCTTAGAGCTTCTTGGGGTAAAGCAGGTTATGTAAATAATGTGGGTTATTACGATTATTTTGATGTGTTAGGCTTAGGCCCAGCATATATAACAGGCGGAGTGTTGGCAGATGGAGTGTGGCCTTCTCTTCAAGTAAATAAAAACTTTACTTGGGAAACAGTAACCACCACCAACTTTGGTTTTGATTTAGCCGTTCTAAAAAATAGATTAGAATTACAAGCAGATGTATTTAATAAAGAAGCTTCAGATATTTTGTTGAAAACTCCACAACCTTATGAATTAGGTTTAACAAATGATGAAAGAGCTGCAGTAAACGGCGGTGTGGTAAACAATAAAGGTATAGAGCTATCATTGAAATACAATGGAAGTATTCAAGATTTTAAATATAGTATTTCAGGGAATTTCTCTAAAATCTGGAACGAAATCAAAGATTTGAAAGGTATGAACGATCAAATCGAAGGATACTGGATTAAAAGAGAAGGAGGTTCTATAGGAGATTTCTATGGTTTTGTGGCAGAAGGGCTGTTTGTGGACAAAGAAGATATCAAAAATCACGCAAATCAACAAAGTAAAAATACCGCACCAGGAGATATTAAATACAAAGACTTAAATGGTGATGGCAAAATTACCGCAGAAGATAGAACCGTTCTTGGAAACGATGTACCATACTTAACTTATGGCGTGAACATTAATATGAGTTATAAAAACTTTGATTTAAGCATTCAAGGTCAAGGTGTAGATGGTGTAAGCGTTTACTTGTTTGAAGAAGCAACACAAGCTTTCTTTAACGGTGCTGGGGCTAAAAAATACCACCTAGGAAGATGGACTAAAGAAAACCCAAATCCAAATGCAGTTTATCCTAGATTATTACCTACTTCAGATAATAATCACAATGGTAGAAAATCATCTTTCTGGTTGTATGATGCAGATTATTTCAGAATCAAAAATATCTCGTTAGGCTATACATTGCCACGAGAAACTTCTGAAAAGATTGGTTTGCAAAATCTGAGATTGTACATTGCAGGTACCAATATGTTTACAATAAGAGCTGATAAAAGGTTGAAAGATTTTGATCCAGAATCACCTTCCGCTAGAGGTACATATCCATCAATTAAAACTGTTTCATTTGGTGCAAATATCTCATTCTAA
- a CDS encoding RagB/SusD family nutrient uptake outer membrane protein encodes MKLKRIIIGLAAGMLFTACNTDIEQDRQMSSNIFWKSSDDVYRALMGCYAYTPQDVYGAYEDGYADIVYCQYPWESNATIISAGNFNDGMNDGYNFRGIRRFNYFLDNVDKATMDEQTRKQSIAEVRVLRAWYYYEFIKKFGAMPLFKKYITEADEAKVAPTSEEEIKNFVISEIEEAIADLPEYPSQKSRIGKAAALAIKSRIHLFYNEYAQAAAASKQIMGMNYSLFKVNNLTANDKKDDYSQLMTFSSEPEKEKFLKGLRSYEQLFWEQNKENSEVIFNVEYIKDHWNGIGRFFLPTNVYGGWASITPTNNLIIQYWDKNGKEFKSPSVNERAERFKKGAEQGNWNEYLKEFKDRDTRLYATVLFPQAPWAAGMGEGVKFEWKNQGNASNTSKTGYNFRKLVDPTDPTYVKMGIQDFPEIRLAEVLITFAEAQNEASGPSDEVYNAINKLRERVGMPNVESGKSKEELRKIIRQERCIELAGEGFRWDDVRRWDISSKVMSDLFAINGGSVQQRNWEPRFKRLPYPRAAIDRNPNLEAAQKAKGY; translated from the coding sequence ATGAAATTAAAAAGAATAATAATAGGTTTGGCGGCAGGTATGTTGTTTACTGCGTGTAATACCGATATAGAACAAGATCGTCAAATGTCAAGCAATATATTTTGGAAAAGTTCAGACGATGTATACCGTGCACTTATGGGGTGTTATGCCTATACCCCTCAAGATGTATATGGAGCCTATGAAGATGGCTATGCAGATATCGTTTATTGCCAATATCCTTGGGAGAGCAATGCAACAATTATATCTGCAGGAAACTTTAATGATGGCATGAACGATGGCTACAATTTCCGAGGAATTCGAAGATTTAATTATTTCTTAGACAATGTAGATAAGGCAACCATGGATGAGCAGACCCGAAAACAAAGCATTGCAGAGGTTCGAGTATTGCGCGCATGGTATTACTATGAATTCATTAAGAAGTTCGGAGCTATGCCGTTATTTAAAAAATACATAACTGAAGCCGATGAGGCGAAGGTAGCACCAACCTCAGAAGAGGAAATCAAAAACTTTGTAATAAGTGAGATAGAAGAGGCCATCGCTGATCTGCCAGAGTACCCTAGCCAGAAAAGCCGAATAGGTAAAGCAGCCGCACTTGCCATAAAATCAAGAATTCATCTGTTTTATAATGAGTATGCACAAGCAGCAGCTGCCTCTAAACAAATCATGGGCATGAATTATAGTCTTTTTAAAGTAAATAATTTAACAGCAAACGATAAGAAAGATGACTATTCGCAATTAATGACTTTTTCTAGTGAGCCTGAAAAAGAGAAATTCCTGAAAGGATTAAGAAGCTATGAACAACTATTCTGGGAGCAAAATAAAGAAAACTCAGAAGTAATATTCAATGTAGAATACATCAAAGATCACTGGAATGGTATCGGTAGATTCTTTTTACCTACCAATGTCTATGGAGGCTGGGCATCAATTACACCTACCAATAATTTAATCATTCAATATTGGGATAAAAATGGTAAAGAATTTAAATCACCAAGCGTAAATGAAAGAGCTGAAAGATTTAAAAAAGGAGCTGAGCAAGGAAATTGGAACGAGTATTTAAAAGAGTTCAAAGACCGAGATACTCGTTTATATGCCACTGTTTTATTTCCTCAAGCGCCATGGGCAGCTGGAATGGGAGAAGGTGTGAAATTTGAATGGAAAAATCAAGGTAACGCAAGTAACACTTCAAAAACAGGCTATAACTTCAGAAAACTAGTAGACCCTACCGACCCAACTTATGTGAAAATGGGAATACAAGATTTTCCAGAAATTCGTTTAGCTGAGGTATTAATTACATTTGCAGAAGCGCAAAACGAAGCAAGTGGACCATCTGACGAAGTGTACAACGCAATCAACAAACTCAGAGAAAGAGTAGGAATGCCAAATGTAGAAAGTGGTAAATCTAAAGAAGAACTTCGAAAAATCATTCGCCAAGAAAGATGTATTGAATTAGCAGGAGAGGGATTCCGCTGGGATGATGTTCGTCGTTGGGATATTTCATCTAAAGTGATGAGTGATTTGTTTGCCATAAATGGAGGTTCTGTTCAGCAAAGAAACTGGGAGCCAAGATTTAAACGCTTGCCTTATCCGCGTGCGGCTATCGACAGAAACCCTAATCTTGAAGCGGCTCAAAAAGCCAAAGGATATTAA
- the typA gene encoding translational GTPase TypA, which translates to MQNIRNIAIIAHVDHGKTTLVDKIMHHCSIFRDNQETGELILDNNDLERERGITIVSKNVSVNYKGTKINIIDTPGHADFGGEVERVLNMADGVLLLVDAFEGPMPQTRFVLQKAINMKLKPIVVVNKVDKENCTPEEVHEKVFDLMYELGAEEWQLDFPTVYGSAKQNWMSEDYKKQTDNIEPLLDAVVEHIPAPKVDLTGTPQMLITSLDFSTFTGRIAIGRLSRGVLKEGMNVTLVKRDGRLVKTKIKELHTFTGLGRAKVEEVQAGDICAVVGLDGFEIGDTIADFENPEGLETIAIDEPTMSMLFTINDSPFFGKEGKYVTSRHIKERLEKELEKNLAMRVEQTDSADKFIVYGRGVMHLSVLIETMRREGYELQIGQPQVIIKEIDGVKCEPVEELTIDLPEEVSGKAVEFVTMRKGELLSMESKGERMVCEFMIPSRGIIGLRNQLLTATAGEAIMAHRFKEYQPMKGDIPERQNGSLISMETGDAIPYSLDKLQDRGTFFVDPGEKIYEGQVIGENTRADDMVVNITKTKKLTNIRSAGADDKAKIAPAKKFSLEEALEYIQKDEYVEVTPNSLRIRKILLTESDRKRAANPAFNTGK; encoded by the coding sequence ATGCAAAATATACGAAATATAGCCATTATTGCCCACGTAGACCATGGTAAAACTACGCTGGTAGACAAAATAATGCACCATTGCTCTATTTTTAGAGACAATCAAGAAACAGGCGAACTGATTTTGGACAACAACGACTTGGAACGAGAAAGAGGAATCACCATCGTTTCTAAGAATGTTTCTGTAAACTATAAAGGAACCAAAATCAACATTATAGACACTCCGGGCCACGCCGATTTTGGCGGAGAGGTGGAACGCGTGCTCAACATGGCAGATGGCGTTTTGCTTCTAGTAGACGCCTTTGAAGGACCTATGCCACAAACTCGCTTTGTGTTGCAAAAAGCCATCAACATGAAGCTAAAGCCGATTGTGGTGGTGAACAAAGTGGACAAAGAAAACTGTACGCCAGAAGAGGTGCACGAAAAAGTTTTTGATTTGATGTACGAACTTGGAGCTGAAGAATGGCAACTTGATTTCCCTACCGTGTATGGTTCGGCAAAACAAAACTGGATGAGCGAGGATTATAAAAAACAAACCGATAATATCGAGCCGCTTCTTGATGCAGTAGTAGAGCACATTCCTGCCCCAAAAGTAGACCTCACCGGCACACCGCAAATGTTGATTACTTCGCTAGACTTCTCAACTTTCACGGGGCGTATCGCTATCGGGCGCTTGTCTCGAGGTGTCTTAAAAGAAGGCATGAATGTTACGCTTGTAAAGAGAGATGGTAGATTGGTTAAAACCAAAATTAAAGAACTACACACTTTCACAGGGCTTGGTCGTGCAAAAGTAGAAGAAGTGCAAGCAGGCGACATCTGTGCCGTAGTAGGGCTTGATGGATTTGAAATTGGCGACACCATCGCAGATTTTGAAAACCCCGAAGGGCTTGAAACCATCGCCATCGATGAGCCTACAATGAGCATGCTTTTCACCATCAACGATTCACCATTCTTCGGGAAAGAAGGAAAGTATGTAACCTCCCGCCACATTAAGGAAAGATTAGAAAAAGAATTAGAGAAAAACCTCGCTATGCGCGTAGAGCAGACAGATTCTGCCGATAAATTCATCGTGTATGGTCGTGGTGTTATGCACCTTTCTGTTTTAATTGAAACCATGAGAAGAGAGGGCTACGAATTACAAATCGGGCAACCACAAGTAATCATCAAAGAAATTGATGGAGTGAAATGCGAGCCTGTGGAAGAGCTCACTATCGACTTGCCAGAAGAAGTTTCGGGAAAAGCCGTAGAATTTGTAACGATGAGAAAAGGCGAGCTCCTTTCAATGGAAAGCAAAGGCGAAAGAATGGTTTGTGAATTTATGATTCCGTCTCGTGGTATCATCGGGCTTAGAAATCAATTATTAACAGCTACTGCTGGAGAGGCGATTATGGCGCACCGCTTTAAAGAATACCAGCCTATGAAAGGCGATATTCCAGAGCGCCAAAATGGATCGTTGATTTCTATGGAAACGGGAGATGCGATTCCTTATTCTTTGGATAAATTGCAAGACAGAGGAACTTTCTTTGTAGACCCAGGAGAGAAAATCTATGAGGGGCAGGTAATCGGAGAAAATACGCGTGCCGATGATATGGTGGTAAACATTACTAAAACTAAAAAATTGACCAACATTCGCTCGGCAGGGGCTGATGATAAAGCGAAAATCGCTCCAGCTAAAAAATTCTCGCTCGAAGAGGCTTTGGAATATATCCAAAAAGATGAATATGTGGAAGTAACGCCAAATTCATTAAGAATTAGAAAAATACTCCTTACCGAAAGCGACAGAAAAAGAGCAGCAAACCCTGCTTTTAATACTGGAAAATAA